In the bacterium genome, GAAGGGGTCGCGGATTAAAAAGAGGATCGTCAGAGCCAGCAGAAAAGAGGTTAAAACCCCGATACGGCTGTGACGGTCTTTCAGGTCGAAGGGTTCGATGAAGAGGCCGGCGAAGATGGTGCCGCCGGCCATACCCGACGTTATGGTCGAGGCCAGGCCCGAAAGCAGCAGTGCGAACGCAAAGATATCAGCCGCACTGTCGCCAAGCAGGGGCCGCAGCATCTCCTTGGCCTGCTGCAATTCCGAGACCGGCGTTGCGGCCTTAAAAAAGACCGCGGCGGCCATCAGGATCATCGCGCTGTTGATGGCCCAGCCGACCAGCATCGAGAAAAGGGTGTCGAGAAACTCGAATTTGAGCTGGCGGCGAATGATGGCAGGATCTTCGCGGTTCCACTGGCGGCTCTGGATGATCTCGGAATGGAGAAAAAGGTTGTGCGGCATCACCACAGCCCCGAGCAGACTCATGACGATGACGATCGAGCCGTGGGGGATGGCCGGCATGACCCAACCGCGGGCCGCTTCTCCCCACTGGATGTCGACGAGCGTGAGTTCATATATAAAGGAAAGGCCGATAATTGAGACAAAGCCGATGATCCATTTCTCCAGCTTGCGATAGGAATTGGTGAAGAGCAGCCAGATTACTGTGAGCAGGGTGATCACCGCGCCGGCGCGGATCGGAATTTTAAAAAGCATCTGTAAAGCAATGGCCCCGCCCAGGATCTCTGCCAGAGAGGTTGAAACCGAGGCGATCATCGCCGAACTCAGCAGCGGTCGGGAAATCCACGCCGGGCAATATTGTGTGGCGGCCTCGGAGAGGCAGAGGCCGGTGGCTATGCCCAGATGGGCGACATTGTGCTGCAGGATGATCAGCATAAAGGTCGAGAGGGTGATCATCCAGAGCAACAGATAGCCGTGGTCGGAGCCGGCGGCCAGGTTGGAGGCCCAGTTGCCGGGATCTATAAAGCCCACCGTGACTAGAAGGCCGGGTCCGATGTATCTCAGGATTTCGAGGCCGCCGAAGGCCGGACGGTGTCCGGTTTTGCTCAGGAGTCTGCGCCAGAACGGACTCTTCATGGTATGTTCCGCCGGAGTTTTTGCGAGGGAAGCGCTCCAGCCGGCCGATGCGGCCGGGTGGTATCCCCGGGAGCATACCCGGGCGGAAGCCCGCGGCCGCGCTGCTGCAGCAGCCGCCGGGATGTGTCGCCGGTGACGAGGCCGGAGGGAACATTCGGGCCGCCGGGGCGCATGGCCGGCCCGGGGGGCAAACCACCGGGTCCGGGCTGCATACCGCGTATCGCCTCCTGCAGTTTTTTCATGGTGGCTGGATCGATTTCCATCGGGCGGCCGTCCGGGGTCATGCCGGGGATGCGGCCGCGCAGCGCCTCGTAATCGCCGGCGGCGCCATTGGGAGCGCGGGCAATCACCCGACGGTTGCGATTGGCATCGTAGTCGAATGCCAGGCCGCGCTTCTCCATCTCGGCCAGATCTGCGGCCAGTTTTTCCGGCTTGCCGGTTGAGGCCGCCAGGTAGGTGGAGAATCCAAGGCGATGGTAGCTCGTGTCCGGCGGTGAGCAGGCAACCAGATCGCCTTCCTTGAGCCGGCTGTTGCGGATGACCATGCGCAGATCGTTACGCGGGCCGGTCTCGACAGGCTGGGGTTTGGGATAATTTGTGCGTGGAAAGACCACCCGTTCCCCCTGGCGTTCAAAAATGGCGCCGGTCGGGGCGGTGAGGGCATCTTTCTCAACCCCGAGTTCGATCTGGACCCGCGCGGTCATTCCGGGCTTGAGCACCGGATCGGACTGGGCCAGCCGCACCAGAACCTCGAAATCCTTGATTTCCGAATCCCAATCCTCCTTCTGGGCCAGCCGGGCGATATGCAGCACGCGGCCGCTGAATGAACGCTCCGGATAGGCGTCGAGCCGGATGGTTGCCTGCTGGCCGATGCTCAGCCGGGCGGCGTCCATTTCGTTGATACGCAACTTGACCTGGATCGAATCGAGATTCGGAATGCTGATCACCGGCTGCCCCGGATTGGGTTTGTCGCCGATCGCGATCTTTTTACGGGAGTCCCCAAAGCCGATTTCGTTGTAAACGACCAGTCCGCCAATGGGGGCCCGCAGGGTCAGACTCTTGATTTTGTCCTCAAGCTCGCGCACATTGGCGCGCGCCTTGGCGATATCGACGCCCAGCGTGCTCAGCGCCGAAGAATCGATGATCTCCTGCGACTCCAGGGAGGTCTTGGTCTCCTCCAGAGAGATCTGCGCTTTTTTCTCCTCCAGTTCCGCATCCATCCGCCGCACTGCGGCCTCATACTGGAGCAGCTCCCGCTGTAAAACCGCCACCTCCTGTGAATAGCCCGCCGCGGCGATGTCGGCCTTGAGCTGGGCGATACGCGCCGACTGTTGGGCGCGCAGACCATCGCGCTGGGCCAGGAGGGCAGCCAGGGCATCCTGCGCCAGTTCCAGGCGATCCTCCAATTCCGAGGTGTCAAACTGGACGAGAAAATCACCCTGCTTCACGATGCTTCCCTCCGGGACCATGGCGATAATTTGCATATCCATCCGCCATTCCATCGGGGGAGCGAGATCCACCGAATGCACCGCCTCGATTTCGCCGGTCTCGACCGCGTCGATGACAAAATCACCTTTGCGCAGATCTCCCCAGACCGGCTCCCCACCAGCACCCTCCTTGCTCCGGCTGCCCAGCAGCCAAAACAGGAGCAACAGGGCAATCAGGCCGGGCCAGAACCATCGTTTTCGGGAAATCTCTTTCAGTTTGAGCATGCGCAGACCTGCAGGATGGATGAAGGGTAAACGGTTGGACCGTGCTGGCAATCAGAACTGGCTCGGCGCACCGGGATCGCTACGCCTCCAGGTACAAAGAAATTTCAAGAACGCCCGGTGCAGAAAACGGCCGCTGTTGAATAGACGCCCAAGCCGGAGAAAAGTTTCGTCGCCATCTCAAGGATAGAGGAGATACTTTTGCCTCAGCGTCATGAATTGCTCAAGACCCTCCCGCCACATAATGAGGATCTCGTCCACTTCTGCACCGGCGCGGATCCGTTGGTGAACCTGGTCCGTTCCGATAGCCTTCATGAACATATCCAGACGTGGGGTGTCGTAAATATTTCGATCGGGATAGAGGCGCTGCAAGGCAGCGAGGATATGCAGCTGCGTCTGCATCGGCCGGAAAATATGGTGATCAAGCAGATGAATCTGCACCCCTTCGAGATCGACACCCTTGAAGATGCCATAAAAGGGGCGGTAATGGACTGGGCGGAAAAAGACGCCGGGAATCTGACGGCGGTTGAGTTCGACGGCAAGGTTCTCGCCCTTGATCCAGGGGGCGCCGATATACTCGAAGGGGCCGGGCATCCCCACGCCCACATCGACCTGCTGCAGTTCGCCGAGGCAGCCGACTGTGGCGCAGTACCACACCGAAAGCATCTCTGGGATATGCGGTGAGGTGGGCACCCACATCAGGCCAGTCTCCTCGAAAGAGCAGTGCCGCTGCCAGCCCGCAAGGCGGATAACCTTGAGATCACAGTCGATGCCGAATTCCCGGTTGAAGAGCTGCGCCAGTTCGCCTACAGTCATGCCGTAAATGAACGGGATAGGGTAAAGCCCGATGCCCGATTTGAACCGCGGGTCGAGCACCCCCCCTTCCACCAGATCGCCTCCCATTGGATCCGGACGATCGAGGACGACGAAGGGGATGTGGTTCTCCCGGGCAGCCTCCATACCGCGGGCCATGGTGTAGATATAGGTATAGGCACGCGAACCGATATCCTGAATATCGTAAAGGAGCAGATCGACGCCGCGCAGCATCTCGGGAGTGGGTTTGTGGTTCCTGCCATAAAGGCTGTACACCATGATCCCAGTTTTTTCGTCGACATAGTTATCGATCGCCTTTCCGGCTTCGGCATCGCCGCGCACCCCATGCTCCGGTCCGAAGAGCGCAACCAGCTGGACGCCCGGAGTCTGGACCAGGGCATCGATGGTCGACTCATGGTTCGAAGTCAAGCCGGTGGCATTGGTGATCAGCCCAAGCCGCTTGCCCTGGATCAGGGCAAGGCTGTCGCTCAGCAGGAGATCCACACCCAGCCTGACCGGAGTGGGCTCGGCCGCGGCGACCCGACCACTGAGCATCAGCAGGGTACAGCAGAGGAACGGAATCGCTTTCATAGAGGCCTCACTTTTTCTTGCCGAACGCCTCTTCCAGGGGGATAAAGTAGGCAGCGATGAATGAGGGGATGGTCGCAAAGACCACCCAGATGAAGAAGTGGCGGTAGCCGATGATATCCTGAAGCCAGCCGCTGAACATCCCCGGCACCATCATGCCCAGGGCCATCAGGCCGGTACAGATCGCATAATGGGCGGTTTTGTGTTCTCCCTCCCCGGCCACATAGATCATGTAGAGCATATAGGCGGTGAATCCAAAGCCGTAGCCGAATTGTTCCAGGGCGACGAAACAGCTGACGATCCACAGGTTATCCGGCTGGGCCTGCGAGAGATAGATGAAGGCGAGATCGGGCAAGTGAATGATCAGGAGCATCGGGAAAAGCCAGAACTTCAAGCCACGCCGCGGCACCACAAAGCCGCCGAGCAGCCCGCCCACGGTGAGGGCAATGATGCCGATGGTGCCGTAGACTAGCCCCACCTCACCGGTGGTCATGCCGAGTCCTCCCAGCTCGCGGCTGTCGAGCATGAAGGGATGGATCAGCTTGACCAACTGCGCCTCTCCGAAACGGTAGAGCAGGAGAAATGCGAGGATGGCGCTGATATGCTTGCGGCGGAAAAAGCTGACAAAGGTATTAAAAAACTGCCTGAAAAAATTGTCCACCTGAACCCCCACATCAGCCGCCGGCCGTGGCAGGACGAAGCGGTGATAGAGGAAAAAGAACAGGAAGAGCACCCCGAGCACCACAAAAGTGATCGACCAGGAAAGGGGAATATTGCCTGCGCGCGCGACATACTGGCTGGTGACGGCGTTTTGCAGCTTGGGATCGAGCTGGATCAGGGCGACAGCGGGCCGGTCCCAATTGCGATCGGTGAAGACCAGACGGCTTCCTTCGATCAGATTAATCGACTTGTCGCCGGACTCTCGGCCAAAGCTGACAATTACTTCCTTGCCCGCCGCGGGCGGTTGGGAAAGGCGGAAATAGAGAGCGCCGACATTGCCCGCCTTCGCTTCAACCAAGGCCGCCGCCTGGCGCGACTGGCCGAAATGGCCGCGCAACCATTCCGCCAGCGGGCCGGAGACGCTCCGCGTCCACCAAGAGGGGCCACCGGCCGGAGAAACGCCCGCTGCGCGCTCTGCAGGATAAAAACCATGCGCCAGATTCCAGACATGGGCCATATGCAGGAGGGAGTCGATCCGGGCCTTGGGCTGCAAGGTGGTGCGGATGGTCAACACCTCAGGCTGGCACAGCAGCCGTAGGCCCCCGCCGGGAGGGAGACCGGGAAGCGACTCCGGATGCATCATTTGCACCTCCGCTACCCCTGGGCCCGCCTGAACCGGCACCGTAACCGCCTCGAGGCCAGAATGACCTTCGATATAGCCAGCCAGAATGACCAGCAGGCCCTGACCGGTGATCATGGCAAAACGGTAAAAGGTGCTGCGAATGCCGACAAACCAGGCCTGCTGCGCCTCGCCGAGTCCAAGCATGTAAAAACCATCCGCCGCGATGTCATGCGTCGCCGAGGCAAAGGCGAGAATCCACAGGACCACCAGGGTGTACAGCAGAAAATGAGGCAGGGGGATAGCCGCGGCAATACCCAGAAACCCAAGACCGATCACCAGTTGCATCGTGACAATCCAGAACCGCTTGGTTTTGAGAATATCGACCACCGGGCTCCAGAGCGGTTTGATTACCCACGGCAGGTAGAGCCAGCTGGTATACAGGGCGATGTCGGTGTTGGAGAGTCCAAGCCGTTTGAACATAATGACCGAAACGGTCATGATGACTACGTAGGGGACTCCCTCGGCGAAATAGAGCGAAGGAATCCAGGACCAGGGATTACGGTGAGCGGCGCTTCCCTCTCGCTTTTGTTTCTCCTTCATGCAGGGCTCGCTTTCGTGGATATAAAAAAGCCTCATTGTTCAATGAGGCTCGCTCAGACTAGCGTGCTGAATTACGTGGTTTTTTCGCGGAGGTGCGATTTGACCTTCTTGATCTCGTCGCGGATTCGTGCGGCCTCTTCGTATCGCTCGTCCTGGACGGCATTGATCAAGTCGATATTGAGCTGTTCCAGCCGATCGCCAGGCGCCTGTTCATCTTCGGCATCTTCGGAGGGCGGCACGCCGTCGATGATCGCCGCCTTGCGCATCACCTCTTCATAGACGAAAATCGGGGCGTTCATGCGCAGTGCGATGGCGATGGCATCGCTCGGTCGGGAATCGATCTCCTTCGAACGGCCGTTCCCGGACATGGTGATGATGGCGAAGTAGGTATTGTCGCGCAG is a window encoding:
- a CDS encoding Nramp family divalent metal transporter; the encoded protein is MKSPFWRRLLSKTGHRPAFGGLEILRYIGPGLLVTVGFIDPGNWASNLAAGSDHGYLLLWMITLSTFMLIILQHNVAHLGIATGLCLSEAATQYCPAWISRPLLSSAMIASVSTSLAEILGGAIALQMLFKIPIRAGAVITLLTVIWLLFTNSYRKLEKWIIGFVSIIGLSFIYELTLVDIQWGEAARGWVMPAIPHGSIVIVMSLLGAVVMPHNLFLHSEIIQSRQWNREDPAIIRRQLKFEFLDTLFSMLVGWAINSAMILMAAAVFFKAATPVSELQQAKEMLRPLLGDSAADIFAFALLLSGLASTITSGMAGGTIFAGLFIEPFDLKDRHSRIGVLTSFLLALTILFLIRDPFQGLIYSQMVLSIQLPFTIFLQIYLTSSQRVMGPYANSRLLNGLLLAVGLLVTYLNLRLLISALS
- a CDS encoding DUF1343 domain-containing protein, which translates into the protein MKAIPFLCCTLLMLSGRVAAAEPTPVRLGVDLLLSDSLALIQGKRLGLITNATGLTSNHESTIDALVQTPGVQLVALFGPEHGVRGDAEAGKAIDNYVDEKTGIMVYSLYGRNHKPTPEMLRGVDLLLYDIQDIGSRAYTYIYTMARGMEAARENHIPFVVLDRPDPMGGDLVEGGVLDPRFKSGIGLYPIPFIYGMTVGELAQLFNREFGIDCDLKVIRLAGWQRHCSFEETGLMWVPTSPHIPEMLSVWYCATVGCLGELQQVDVGVGMPGPFEYIGAPWIKGENLAVELNRRQIPGVFFRPVHYRPFYGIFKGVDLEGVQIHLLDHHIFRPMQTQLHILAALQRLYPDRNIYDTPRLDMFMKAIGTDQVHQRIRAGAEVDEILIMWREGLEQFMTLRQKYLLYP
- a CDS encoding efflux RND transporter periplasmic adaptor subunit codes for the protein MLKLKEISRKRWFWPGLIALLLLFWLLGSRSKEGAGGEPVWGDLRKGDFVIDAVETGEIEAVHSVDLAPPMEWRMDMQIIAMVPEGSIVKQGDFLVQFDTSELEDRLELAQDALAALLAQRDGLRAQQSARIAQLKADIAAAGYSQEVAVLQRELLQYEAAVRRMDAELEEKKAQISLEETKTSLESQEIIDSSALSTLGVDIAKARANVRELEDKIKSLTLRAPIGGLVVYNEIGFGDSRKKIAIGDKPNPGQPVISIPNLDSIQVKLRINEMDAARLSIGQQATIRLDAYPERSFSGRVLHIARLAQKEDWDSEIKDFEVLVRLAQSDPVLKPGMTARVQIELGVEKDALTAPTGAIFERQGERVVFPRTNYPKPQPVETGPRNDLRMVIRNSRLKEGDLVACSPPDTSYHRLGFSTYLAASTGKPEKLAADLAEMEKRGLAFDYDANRNRRVIARAPNGAAGDYEALRGRIPGMTPDGRPMEIDPATMKKLQEAIRGMQPGPGGLPPGPAMRPGGPNVPSGLVTGDTSRRLLQQRGRGLPPGYAPGDTTRPHRPAGALPSQKLRRNIP
- a CDS encoding bifunctional nuclease family protein, with protein sequence MLVRAKVERVTLDTATSRFVVILKDEKQSRWLPIVVGSTEAQAIALQLENIAPPRPLTHDLIRNLLEMLNITIEKVVVNDLRDNTYFAIITMSGNGRSKEIDSRPSDAIAIALRMNAPIFVYEEVMRKAAIIDGVPPSEDAEDEQAPGDRLEQLNIDLINAVQDERYEEAARIRDEIKKVKSHLREKTT
- a CDS encoding MFS transporter, with the protein product MKEKQKREGSAAHRNPWSWIPSLYFAEGVPYVVIMTVSVIMFKRLGLSNTDIALYTSWLYLPWVIKPLWSPVVDILKTKRFWIVTMQLVIGLGFLGIAAAIPLPHFLLYTLVVLWILAFASATHDIAADGFYMLGLGEAQQAWFVGIRSTFYRFAMITGQGLLVILAGYIEGHSGLEAVTVPVQAGPGVAEVQMMHPESLPGLPPGGGLRLLCQPEVLTIRTTLQPKARIDSLLHMAHVWNLAHGFYPAERAAGVSPAGGPSWWTRSVSGPLAEWLRGHFGQSRQAAALVEAKAGNVGALYFRLSQPPAAGKEVIVSFGRESGDKSINLIEGSRLVFTDRNWDRPAVALIQLDPKLQNAVTSQYVARAGNIPLSWSITFVVLGVLFLFFFLYHRFVLPRPAADVGVQVDNFFRQFFNTFVSFFRRKHISAILAFLLLYRFGEAQLVKLIHPFMLDSRELGGLGMTTGEVGLVYGTIGIIALTVGGLLGGFVVPRRGLKFWLFPMLLIIHLPDLAFIYLSQAQPDNLWIVSCFVALEQFGYGFGFTAYMLYMIYVAGEGEHKTAHYAICTGLMALGMMVPGMFSGWLQDIIGYRHFFIWVVFATIPSFIAAYFIPLEEAFGKKK